A window of the Citrus sinensis cultivar Valencia sweet orange chromosome 9, DVS_A1.0, whole genome shotgun sequence genome harbors these coding sequences:
- the LOC102630921 gene encoding coumarin 8-geranyltransferase 1b, chloroplastic-like isoform X1 produces the protein MLLQINPRSSFSLKYHPLQHAGSVKTFQTRVKHINGLANKSESKKYSVRCSSESSFFLTNKIGHSEDLVINRNHKLLSKSTVALAAQDGYSSESELVSTSFMQVLNKKCDAFYRLTRPYSCVSIIAALLSVSLLPLQNPADFTPKLIIEAFKCMVPAIMMNNYANAINQLADVHIDKVNKPHLPLACGDFSMGEGLAITIASPLMAVAMGIMLRSPPLVIGFIIWCIVGGAYSIDLPPLLRWKGNPLMAAVTIISMNGLLLLFPFFIHFQKIVLGNPVSFTKPVLFTAAYMVIWNAAIAFVKDIPDVEGDKAFGLRTLPIIIGKEKVFSIAVNMMLMAYGGAVLVGAFSPSVLCKLVTMIGHSALAFVLWRQAKTIDLSHNKSVQSFYLFIWKLYYVEFLFVHFLR, from the exons ATGTTGCTTCAAATTAATCCGCGATCAAGCTTTTCTTTGAAATACCATCCTTTGCAACACGCTG GTTCAGTTAAAACATTCCAGACTCGAGTGAAACACATAAATGGCTTGGCAAACAAAAGTGAAAGCAAGAAGTACTCCGTCAGATGCTCCTCCgaaagttcattttttttaaccaataaAATTGGACACAGCGAGGATTTAGTAATCAATAGAAATCATAAACTATTGAGCAAATCAACAGTTGCACTGGCAGCTCAAGATGGGTATTCATCAGAATCCGAGCTGGTTTCAACAAGCTTTATGCAAGTTTTGAACAAGAAGTGTGATGCATTCTATCGGCTTACTCGTCCCTACAGTTGCGTTAGCATT aTTGCAGCGTTATTATCAGTTTCTTTGCTTCCATTACAAAATCCTGCTGATTTCACTCCCAAGCTTATCATAGAAGCATTCAAG TGCATGGTGCCCGCAATAATGATGAACAATTATGCCAATGCCATAAACCAATTGGCAGATGTTCATATTGAcaag GTTAACAAGCCTCATCTTCCCCTTGCTTGCGGAGACTTTTCAATGGGAGAGGGACTTGCAATTACAATAGCATCTCCATTgatg gcTGTGGCTATGGGGATTATGCTTCGATCTCCACCACTAGTTATAGGCTTCATCATATGGTGTATAGTTGGAGGCGCTTATTCCATCGAT CTTCCTCCCCTTCTTCGATGGAAGGGAAATCCATTGATGGCTGCAGTGACTATCATCAGTATGAATGGACTTCtacttctttttcctttcttcatACACTTCCAG AAAATTGTGCTCGGTAATCCCGTATCATTTACGAAACCAGTGTTGTTTACCGCTGCTTACATGGTGATCTGGAACGCTGCAATTGCATTTGTGAAG gatATACCCGATGTGGAGGGTGACAAAGCATTTGGCCTTCGAACGCTCCCAATCATCATagggaaagaaaaa GTATTTTCGATTGCTGTTAATATGATGTTAATGGCTTATGGAGGTGCTGTACTAGTTGGAGCTTTTTCGCCTTCCGTGTTATGCAAACTTGTTACT ATGATAGGCCACTCCGCATTGGCTTTCGTTTTGTGGCGTCAGGCTAAAACTATTGATCTCTCCCATAATAAATCAGTGCAATCTTTTTATCTGTTCATTTGGAAG CTGTACTATGTTGAATTCTTATTTGTGCACTTCTTACGCTGA
- the LOC102630921 gene encoding coumarin 8-geranyltransferase 1b, chloroplastic-like isoform X3, translating to MLLQINPRSSFSLKYHPLQHAGSVKTFQTRVKHINGLANKSESKKYSVRCSSESSFFLTNKIGHSEDLVINRNHKLLSKSTVALAAQDGYSSESELVSTSFMQVLNKKCDAFYRLTRPYSCVSIIAALLSVSLLPLQNPADFTPKLIIEAFKCMVPAIMMNNYANAINQLADVHIDKAVAMGIMLRSPPLVIGFIIWCIVGGAYSIDLPPLLRWKGNPLMAAVTIISMNGLLLLFPFFIHFQKIVLGNPVSFTKPVLFTAAYMVIWNAAIAFVKDIPDVEGDKAFGLRTLPIIIGKEKVFSIAVNMMLMAYGGAVLVGAFSPSVLCKLVTMIGHSALAFVLWRQAKTIDLSHNKSVQSFYLFIWKLYYVEFLFVHFLR from the exons ATGTTGCTTCAAATTAATCCGCGATCAAGCTTTTCTTTGAAATACCATCCTTTGCAACACGCTG GTTCAGTTAAAACATTCCAGACTCGAGTGAAACACATAAATGGCTTGGCAAACAAAAGTGAAAGCAAGAAGTACTCCGTCAGATGCTCCTCCgaaagttcattttttttaaccaataaAATTGGACACAGCGAGGATTTAGTAATCAATAGAAATCATAAACTATTGAGCAAATCAACAGTTGCACTGGCAGCTCAAGATGGGTATTCATCAGAATCCGAGCTGGTTTCAACAAGCTTTATGCAAGTTTTGAACAAGAAGTGTGATGCATTCTATCGGCTTACTCGTCCCTACAGTTGCGTTAGCATT aTTGCAGCGTTATTATCAGTTTCTTTGCTTCCATTACAAAATCCTGCTGATTTCACTCCCAAGCTTATCATAGAAGCATTCAAG TGCATGGTGCCCGCAATAATGATGAACAATTATGCCAATGCCATAAACCAATTGGCAGATGTTCATATTGAcaag gcTGTGGCTATGGGGATTATGCTTCGATCTCCACCACTAGTTATAGGCTTCATCATATGGTGTATAGTTGGAGGCGCTTATTCCATCGAT CTTCCTCCCCTTCTTCGATGGAAGGGAAATCCATTGATGGCTGCAGTGACTATCATCAGTATGAATGGACTTCtacttctttttcctttcttcatACACTTCCAG AAAATTGTGCTCGGTAATCCCGTATCATTTACGAAACCAGTGTTGTTTACCGCTGCTTACATGGTGATCTGGAACGCTGCAATTGCATTTGTGAAG gatATACCCGATGTGGAGGGTGACAAAGCATTTGGCCTTCGAACGCTCCCAATCATCATagggaaagaaaaa GTATTTTCGATTGCTGTTAATATGATGTTAATGGCTTATGGAGGTGCTGTACTAGTTGGAGCTTTTTCGCCTTCCGTGTTATGCAAACTTGTTACT ATGATAGGCCACTCCGCATTGGCTTTCGTTTTGTGGCGTCAGGCTAAAACTATTGATCTCTCCCATAATAAATCAGTGCAATCTTTTTATCTGTTCATTTGGAAG CTGTACTATGTTGAATTCTTATTTGTGCACTTCTTACGCTGA
- the LOC102613231 gene encoding tetrahydroberberine oxidase-like: MKPQTKSTTSILPFNISTTTLVLVLSFLHGIALADDHVHHDTNQKFLQCLSLHSENTFISKVIFTQSNSSYISILNNLKQNLLYASPEYRRPQVIVTPFHVSQIQSVLKCARKHGLRTIVRSGGHDHEGLSYVSEVPFVMIDLINFNQIDVDAEEKTAWVGAGATLGELYYKVSEESNNLLAFPAGVCPTVGVGGHLSGGGFGYLMRKYGLAADQVIDAHLMDVNGRILDRKSMGEDLFWAIRGGGVASFGILVAWKVNLVDVPSTVTVFTVVRTLEQNATQIHHKWQQIAYKLPEELVISAGLKSVEGKRTMVAIFSAEYLGGVDRLLPLMQERFPELGVRKEDCQEMSWVESTVYHRAFNAKENLNLELLLDRLSFAKYYMKAKSDYVREPIPVEALEGMYEVLYEEGGHNIYVISFPYGGRFNEISETATAFPHRSNKFHLMYYAEWYDDEESQRVIELDRKLYDYMAPYVTKNPRATYFNCKDLEIGRNNFGDNYTSVEEAGVWGNKYFKNNFKRLVDVKTKADPDNFFRNEQSIPSRVRQGSRKRNH; this comes from the coding sequence ATGAAGCCTCAAACTAAAAGCACTACATCAATTCTGCCATTTAATATTTCTACTACTACTTTAGTTCTTGTGTTATCATTTCTTCATGGGATAGCTTTAGCTGATGATCATGTTCATCATGACACTAATCAGAAGTTTCTTCAATGCCTCTCTCTACACTCTGAGAACACCTTCATTTCTAAAGTAATTTTTACCCAAAGCAACTCTTCATATATATCgatattgaataatttaaaacaaaatcttctGTACGCATCGCCCGAGTACCGGAGACCTCAAGTCATTGTCACGCCATTTCACGTATCACAAATTCAATCGGTCCTCAAATGTGCCCGAAAACATGGCCTACGAACCATAGTTCGAAGTGGGGGTCATGATCATGAGGGTCTCTCTTACGTTTCTGAGGTTCCATTTGTGATGATTGATTTGATAAACTTTAATCAAATCGACGTCGATGCAGAAGAGAAGACAGCATGGGTTGGAGCTGGTGCCACCCTTGGGGAACTATATTACAAAGTTTCTGAGGAAAGTAACAACCTTCTTGCCTTTCCGGCAGGAGTTTGCCCCACTGTAGGGGTTGGTGGACATTTAAGTGGTGGAGGGTTTGGCTACTTAATGCGTAAATACGGTCTTGCTGCTGATCAAGTAATTGATGCTCACTTGATGGACGTTAATGGCAGGATTCTTGATAGAAAATCAATGGGAGAAGATCTTTTTTGGGCCATTCGAGGAGGTGGGGTAGCTAGCTTCGGAATCCTTGTCGCTTGGAAAGTGAACCTAGTGGATGTCCCGTCAACTGTGACTGTATTCACAGTTGTAAGAACCTTGGAACAGAATGCAACACAGATCCATCACAAATGGCAGCAGATTGCGTATAAGCTTCCGGAAGAATTAGTAATCAGTGCTGGGCTTAAATCAGTGGAAGGAAAGAGAACGATGGTGGCCATATTCTCGGCCGAGTATCTGGGTGGAGTAGATAGGCTGCTTCCGCTGATGCAGGAGAGGTTCCCTGAGCTTGGTGTGAGGAAAGAAGATTGCCAAGAAATGAGCTGGGTTGAATCAACCGTCTACCATCGTGCATTCAACGCAAAAGAGAATCTGAATTTGGAGTTATTGCTTGACAGGCTTAGTTTTGCCAAATACTACATGAAAGCAAAATCTGACTACGTGAGGGAACCTATTCCTGTCGAAGCCTTGGAAGGGATGTATGAGGTTCTGTATGAAGAAGGAGGGCACAACATTTACGTGATTTCATTTCCTTATGGCGGAAGATTCAACGAGATCTCGGAGACGGCAACCGCATTCCCGCACAGGAGCAACAAATTCCACCTCATGTATTATGCGGAATGGtatgatgatgaagaatcCCAAAGGGTGATTGAGTTGGACAGAAAGCTGTACGATTACATGGCTCCCTATGTTACCAAAAATCCCCGAGCTACATATTTCAATTGCAAGGATCTGGAAATCGGAAGAAATAACTTTGGTGACAATTACACAAGCGTCGAAGAAGCCGGCGTTTGGGGAAACAAATACTTCAAGAACAATTTCAAAAGATTGGTTGATGTCAAAACTAAGGCGGATCCTGATAATTTCTTTAGAAACGAACAAAGCATCCCATCCCGCGTTCGCCAGGGCAGTAGGAAgagaaatcattaa
- the LOC102630921 gene encoding coumarin 8-geranyltransferase 1b, chloroplastic-like isoform X2: MLLQINPRSSFSLKYHPLQHAVKTFQTRVKHINGLANKSESKKYSVRCSSESSFFLTNKIGHSEDLVINRNHKLLSKSTVALAAQDGYSSESELVSTSFMQVLNKKCDAFYRLTRPYSCVSIIAALLSVSLLPLQNPADFTPKLIIEAFKCMVPAIMMNNYANAINQLADVHIDKVNKPHLPLACGDFSMGEGLAITIASPLMAVAMGIMLRSPPLVIGFIIWCIVGGAYSIDLPPLLRWKGNPLMAAVTIISMNGLLLLFPFFIHFQKIVLGNPVSFTKPVLFTAAYMVIWNAAIAFVKDIPDVEGDKAFGLRTLPIIIGKEKVFSIAVNMMLMAYGGAVLVGAFSPSVLCKLVTMIGHSALAFVLWRQAKTIDLSHNKSVQSFYLFIWKLYYVEFLFVHFLR, encoded by the exons ATGTTGCTTCAAATTAATCCGCGATCAAGCTTTTCTTTGAAATACCATCCTTTGCAACACGCTG TTAAAACATTCCAGACTCGAGTGAAACACATAAATGGCTTGGCAAACAAAAGTGAAAGCAAGAAGTACTCCGTCAGATGCTCCTCCgaaagttcattttttttaaccaataaAATTGGACACAGCGAGGATTTAGTAATCAATAGAAATCATAAACTATTGAGCAAATCAACAGTTGCACTGGCAGCTCAAGATGGGTATTCATCAGAATCCGAGCTGGTTTCAACAAGCTTTATGCAAGTTTTGAACAAGAAGTGTGATGCATTCTATCGGCTTACTCGTCCCTACAGTTGCGTTAGCATT aTTGCAGCGTTATTATCAGTTTCTTTGCTTCCATTACAAAATCCTGCTGATTTCACTCCCAAGCTTATCATAGAAGCATTCAAG TGCATGGTGCCCGCAATAATGATGAACAATTATGCCAATGCCATAAACCAATTGGCAGATGTTCATATTGAcaag GTTAACAAGCCTCATCTTCCCCTTGCTTGCGGAGACTTTTCAATGGGAGAGGGACTTGCAATTACAATAGCATCTCCATTgatg gcTGTGGCTATGGGGATTATGCTTCGATCTCCACCACTAGTTATAGGCTTCATCATATGGTGTATAGTTGGAGGCGCTTATTCCATCGAT CTTCCTCCCCTTCTTCGATGGAAGGGAAATCCATTGATGGCTGCAGTGACTATCATCAGTATGAATGGACTTCtacttctttttcctttcttcatACACTTCCAG AAAATTGTGCTCGGTAATCCCGTATCATTTACGAAACCAGTGTTGTTTACCGCTGCTTACATGGTGATCTGGAACGCTGCAATTGCATTTGTGAAG gatATACCCGATGTGGAGGGTGACAAAGCATTTGGCCTTCGAACGCTCCCAATCATCATagggaaagaaaaa GTATTTTCGATTGCTGTTAATATGATGTTAATGGCTTATGGAGGTGCTGTACTAGTTGGAGCTTTTTCGCCTTCCGTGTTATGCAAACTTGTTACT ATGATAGGCCACTCCGCATTGGCTTTCGTTTTGTGGCGTCAGGCTAAAACTATTGATCTCTCCCATAATAAATCAGTGCAATCTTTTTATCTGTTCATTTGGAAG CTGTACTATGTTGAATTCTTATTTGTGCACTTCTTACGCTGA